GCTTTAATCTGCCTTTGGAATTAGAGTGCGAAAGTGCGTTGAATAGCACTTTTAAAGATACTTTCTTAAAACAAGGAGCCATGTTTGAGCGTGTGAGAATAGAGGCGAACAAAGCAAGGTCTAAGCATATTGAGAGGTATTTTGGTAAGCTCCGCTATGAGTTTGAGAAAGATAAAAATGGCTGGTTGGGACGACCGTTTGCAAGGAAAGAAGACAACCAAAAAGGGGCTGGTGCGGACATCATTTTACCAAAGGAAAAAATCATCATGAACTCGCTCTACGACATTCAAAAATGGAACAATATGGAGCACAGTCGCTACGAGGGCAAAAGCCGTTGGCAAGTTTTTACAGAAATGCAATGCAAAGACACGAAACCTACCAACTGGAGAGCGATACTCCCTCATTTAGGAAGGGTTACAAGTACCTCTTGTAATGCGGGTATAGTAAGATTTAGAAGTGCCGAATATTTACTAGGATTAGGTGGAGAAATAGCTTTAGGCGACGATTTAATCAAGCTAATGAAGTATGTGGAGGGCAAGAGCTTTGAGGTGTATTGGCTTGACGGCAACGACGGTAGTCCATTAAAAGCAATGATTTATTACGATGATATGCTTTTGTGTGAATTATTACCAAAGCCAGTATATAGCCGTGCTTACCATGAGTTAGATGATACGGGTAAAATCAACCGCCAAATTATGAGTGCTTATGAAAACACCGTGAACGCCTTTATGCGTGAGCGTAAAAATGATATTGACAATCTCACGGTTATAGACCGCCGTTCTAAAATCATCGGTAACAGCTTTGTGATACCAGGTCTTGAAGCCTTTATCCCAAGCGAAGAACCAGCCAAAATAATCAATATAGAAGATGAGGAATATTCTCCACTAGAGCAACCTTCTACGGGTAGAAAGTCTAAATCTTTATTCTCAAACTTTAGCTAAAAAATAACAAATATATGGAAATTTCAAAAGAACTAAAAGAGGCAATCGTAGAGACGATGCTAAAAGATAGAGAACGCTACGGCGGAAGTGATACAGCTTATGCTAAAACACTAAATATACACGGCACTGTATTTAACCGTCTTAAAAAAGGAGAGAGAGAGCATCTTTTGTCTCCCTCCCAATGGCTAAACATCGGCAGAAAACTGCAAGTAAAGCTTGGTAAAAACACATGGAAAGCGGTAGAGACTGATGTGTATTTGGAACTGCAGGACGACTTCCGTTTTTGTCAAGAAAATGCAAAGTCGCTGATATTGGTGGACGACTGCGGTATAGGGAAAACCTATTGTGCCAAAATTCTTATTTCTAAAATGAAAAACGCCTTTTATGTAGATGCGAGCCAATATAAAAGCAAGCGTTTGTTCATCAAAGCCCTTGCAAGAGAATTAGGGAGCGGAACCACAGGTACTTATTCTGAAATACTAGAAAACCTAAAATACTACATCAATGCCCTTGGAAAAGTGTTTATCTGCATAGATGAGGCTGGCGATTTGGATTATGCCGCTTTTTTAGAGCTTAAAGGTTTAGTAAACGGTACTACGAGCAGATGTGGCTGGTATATGATAGGGGCAGACGGTTTAAGAGCTAAAATAAAAAGAGGTATCAATAATGAGAAAGTAGGCTACCGAGAAATATTTGACCGCTTTTCTGCTGAATTTAGAGGTATTACGCCCGATGATAAAGTTCAGAAAATGGACTTCTACGACAAACTTTTGAGAGATGTAGCCGTTGCCAATCTTCAAGACAAATCAAATGTAAACGCAATAGTAAGACAATGCTTTACAAAGAAAGATGACAAAGTTAAAAGCCTTAGATATTTAGAAACACTAATCAGAACTAAACAAGTAGCATAGATGAGGACAATAAGCGTAAAACAAGCCTATTTAAAAAAATTCAAAACCTTTGAATTTGACGGCATTTGGAAAGAAGTTTTTTATCAGAACCCCGAAACCACAGGAGCGTGGTTAGTGTACGGAACAGAAAAACAAGGTAAATCTACATTTGCCATAATGCTGGCAGATTATCTCACCAAATTTGGGAAGGTACTTTATATAAGTGCTGAGGAGGGCGTAAGTCTTCACTTCGTGAACCTAATGGCAAAAATAGGAGTAGATGGCGATAACCCTAAGATAAAATTAGCAGAGTTTACCCCTTTTGAGGATATAGAAGAAAGGCTTGCTAAAAGACAATGCCCTAAAATAGTTGTGATAGACAATATCACAGTTTACAAAGATGAGATTAACAAAAAAAGGGCGCTAGACTTTTATAGAAAAAATGAAGATAAGCTCATCATCTTTATTAGTCACGAGGAACGAGGACAGCCTGACACGGCAGAGGGACGCCTCTGGAAAAAACTAAGCAAAACTATAATACAAATCGTAGGTCAAAAAGCAATTTTCAAAGGGCGTGGTGTAGGTGGAGAGCTAATGATAGACGACGAAAAAGCCATGCTTTATCACGGAACCAAAATAAAAAACCAGTAATATATGAAAGCATACACTTATATCCACATCCTAAGCCTAGATAGTATTTTTAGGCTACTCACATGGCAAGAGAGACTTCTGTTGCATTATGGCATATCCAAAAGAAAGGAAGTAAAATTCACTCCGAAATTACAGGTCATAAGTGATTGGATAGCCCACGCTAGATGGGAGGCTCCCGTGATGAAGTACGGACAAGACCGCCTCCTTTATTTTGAAAACGAAAACGGTAATCTACAAATGATAGACACCTATATAAAAAATCATAGTTACATCATAGACCAAATAAACGATTTACTAGATGAAGACCTTTAATAATTTCCAATTTGATTTTAGGAAATATCAACAGAAGCAAGATGCTAAAATGGCTTTAAGAAAAGCCAAAGAGTTAGAAGAACAACGCAAAAATAATAAACAATGCAAGAAAGTATAGGAAATGAGTTTTTTCCTCCAAGTGAGGAGGAACTCAAAGAAATCATCGCCGAGCTGAAACGCAGGCTAGAAGATGAAAGCTACGAAGAGGAGTGGGTTAAAATCCACGAGGAACTCCTTTTTAGACAAAGGCAACTAAAAGAAACAATAAAAAATAACGAGATATGAAAGAAAAATTTGCAATTCTACACGATACTGAAAAGCACGGACAAATCCTCATAACAAAGGAATATGATTTAAAAGATAATTTCTATAAGATAACCTATCAATTTGAATTAGAAGGGGTCATGCCAGTATTTAGTCTTAATATAAAATCAAGAAAAAAAGCTAATAAGGTATTCAAAGAATTAGAAAATAAGGAAACTGCTATAAGTGAAATAGATAAAATAATAATAGCAATACAACGAGTAACAGGATAAAAAAGGCAAATACTACCGCCTTTACTTTGAAAAAGAAAGCTAATCATTATTAACCTTAAATATTTAAAACAATGAACAAAGAAATCGTAGAGGTAGCAGAAACCTACCAAAAAATTGACAGGCAAATCGAAGATTTGCAGTCAAAACAAAAACCGCTAAAAAAACAATTAATTGACTATGCGGAAGAACATAAATCAGACTTTGACGAGGCGTTTCAGCTGAAATTCCCCAATGGTACATACATAAGCCAGCGAGTAAGTGATGTAATAGAGGGAACCAAAGAGTCTAAACAGCAATTGCTAGAGGAAACCGCGGGCTTATACGCAGAAATTAAGCTAAATGAAAAAGAGGTATTGGAAGAAGCTCCTCATAATAGCAGGCTGAGAAAATTACTCACAAAGTTAGGCTTAAAAGTGGCACAAAAGGAAACCTTTGCGGTATACGCAGGGTAATTTAACTAACAAAAAATAAAAAAACAATGAATACAAAAGGAAATAAAATGACATCGTATGATGCCAACGAGCAAAACCCATTTGCAAAGCAAGTAAGAAGACAAGTATCAGACTTGATAGATGACTTGGAGATATTAAGAGGTGCTGGAAAAAATAAAAATATAGCCCCCGCAAGCAGCGAAAAACAACGCCTTATTTCTATCGCTCAAACCAAACTGGAGGAAGCATGTATGTTTGCTGTAAAAGCAATTTATGCAGAATAAAAACCATTTTCCGCACTAGAAGGCTTCGGGGTTCAAGCCCCCGAGCGGAACAAAAAAGAAAGTATGGCGAAAAAAATAACAAAAAAAGCTATCAACATCATGAAGATTGATGTTATAAGCCAAAAATTAGAAATTTTGGAGCACAGACTGACTATGAGAATGACGAAAGGAAACAAAGCCTCTATGTTTTTGCATATAAAAAGCTTAAAGGAAAATTTAGAAGAGCTAAAAAATAGGTTATAATATGCTAAACATTTTACTTGGAATAATATCCACCGTGTTTATTTTCAGAGCAATGGCTAATAGAGAAAAATTAGACCGCTGTTATAGAATGGATATAAATATTGAACAAGAGGAATTTTTAGAAATTTTAAACACGATAGTGGCAATTATTTTTGGATTAGCCGCCTTCATAGATTGGAATTATTATTTAAACCAATAAAAAATAAATACTATGGCAACAATAAAGAAACTCCAAACGCTCTTCTCTAAAAAGGGCTTCAACACGGACGAAAGGCACGAGGTCATCTACGAGTTCACGAATGGCAGAACCTCTAGCAGTAGAGAGCTGTCTACTCGGGAATTGGAAGACCTCTGCAATGCCTTAGAGGGCATCAAAAAAAGCAAAACACAGTTAATAAGCACCTGCCTCTCCATTTTGGAAGCAGAGGGCATCCACCGCCCGAATGAACCTCTCCTAGAAATAACGGAAAAAGGAGCAAAGCCCAATCCTTTCGGACATCTGAACCGCTGGATGTTGGAACGAAGTGTTTATAAAAAACCGTTGGCGTTCCACTCCGTATCAGAGCTGGAGGTGCTTCTTCGCCAACTGCACAAGTTGGCAGATAATAATAGAAAAGCCTCCGAAAAATTTGGTAATAAAGCCTATTGGAATAAGGCTGATAAAATTAAAAATTTGAATTAAAATGAAATTAAAGCTAAAGATAGATAGAGAAACTATATTGTTGCTCAACAAAGCTTTTGTTAATCCGTATATTTTAGCTCTAATAGGAGAAACGGCGTTTATAAAAAGAATTGAAAAATCACTAATAATAGAGATTAGAGATATTTTAACAAAAAAGTACTTTACCCAATCTAATACTTCAACGGTAGAGCTGTATAAACACTCTGCCGTAGTGTTCTATGAATTATTAAAAGTCATTTTATCCTCGTCTCAACTTTCTCCCGACCAATTTATAAAAATAGACCAACTTAAAAATGAAGTTCATCAAAAAACACAAGCCTTATGAACCAGTACATTATAATCCACAAAAAAAGCGAAAGAAAAATAACTCTTTCATATGATAGAACTTTCGGTTTGCTAAGGGCAGTTGAACTGTCCGAAGCTCGGTGGACAGAGGTTGATATAAACATAGTTTTGAGGCACGCCAACAAGCTACGCACGGAGGTAGCTTTTATAAAAAAAATGGAAGAGAAAGACCCTGACTTTGATTACCTAGAAATGCCCAAAGACTTAAGGTTTGAGGTTTTCTGGAACCTCTACGGCTACAAAAAGGGCAAAATAGCTACCACCCAAAAAGCGTGGAATGCATTGTCCGAAGCAGACAAAATAGAGGTGCTTCTTTACATTCCAAAATTCAAAGAAACGAAAAAGATAGATAAAACGGCGATGCCGTACCCTTCAACCTTCCTCAACCAAAAATACTGGTTGGCGGATAAAATATAAATAGTTATGGTAAAAATATATAAGCGTTCATATACAGACCCATGGTTTGTGGAAATAGGAATTTCTATAAATGTACCACAAACAAAAATAATAGATTTTTTAGAAAAACGAGGCTATGAAATAAAGCCTTATATCTACAGAGAGCCTGCGGAGCAAGGCTTTTTAATAGATGAACCACCCTTTGAGGAGCAAACCTTAACCGCTACCAAAAAGGGCGAAAAACAAAGCAAAGACAATTTATATTTAAAAATCTTTGAAAAAGAGTTTAAAAAGCATTTAAAAGAATTTTATTAACTAAATATTAAATTATTATGACAAATCCAATTGTGAAATTGGCAGAAACATGCCAAAAAATTTACAGAGAAAACATCATCACACGAGTTGTAAAAAAAGAGGGACTAGACCATTGTCCTACCATTACGGTAGAGATAGAACTCCCCGACGGGAGAGTTTTTAAAGCCTCCGCAGAAAACCAAAAAGCAGCAAAACAAAAAGCTGCTAAAAAAGCCTTAGAAAAATTGAGGTAAAGTAAAAACGCTTGGAAGTTCCAAGCGTTTTTTTTATTTTTGGGCTTAATCATTTATCTAAATTTAATCGTTATGAGAAATCTATTACTATTATTTATTGTTTTGCTTTCTTTTGGTAGTTGTGGTAGAACTGAAACCGTATCAGAGGAAAATTATTATGATATTTACAAAGACAACAAGGGAGGTGTACGGGTTGGAAGTTATTTCGGTAGAGAACTTAAAACAGGGGAAATTGTCGAAGAAAGGTTAAATAATTCTCTTATACATATTTGGGAAGCAACAGACAAAGACTTTGATGTAAATAAAAGCGGTACAGATATAATTTCGGGGTATTTGTATGATAGAAAAAGCGAGAAAAGTTATAAACCTGTTATCTCAACCCTCAATAAGGCTAGCTTTTTTGAAACATTAAAAGAGGGGAAATATTTTCTATACATTAACACGGGTAAAAATGATTACGGATTACCTAATTTTGCTTATTCATATACATATTTTACTGTAACTAAAGGTAAAGATACTTCTCTGAAGAAAATATTTATAAATTCTGATTTAAAATATCAGCCTTGGTAAGGGCTACATATATAGTAAAAACCCCAGCTTGTAATATAGCTGGGGTTTTTGTATTTTTGCGAGTATGAGAGGTTTAGCAAATAAGGGTAGAAATACGGAGCTTATCCGCTATCGCAACGAGAAGTTGGCGGCACGGTTCTACTATTATTCCTATTTGTTAGGGTTAAAATTCTCTCGTTGCTTGGAGCATTTAACGCCCGAGTTTGACCTTTCGGAAAGCCGCATTTGCGACCTTATTTCGGAACATACCGAATACATCAATCGTCTAGAAATGCAAAAGACAACCATTACGGAACTCAAACAAGTTTATCCTTTTATGGTTTGGCAACTTCCTGCTTCCAACCGCAGGAATAACGCAAAGCAACTATCTTTAGACCTTTTCTCAAATTTTGCTCCGTAGCACTTTTAAAAGCAAACGCCTCAAAATGACCGTCCTCATAGCCTTGAAGTTTGTTGTAAATTTTCTCGGTCAAATCCAAATAAGCCATTGCTTGCTCTCTTCTGTTCTCTTCGGTAAGTGAGCTAGTGTCGCCTGCTTTCACAACAAGAGAGAGCGTAAATTCCGCATTGAATTGCTGTAAAACATTGTGAAAGGTATCTGTGCTATTGACACCTATATTGATAAGCACCGCAGGGTATGCCAAAGGTGGTTTTTCTTCCATTATTTGCCCAAAATTTAAATCAATGTATTTGATTTCGGGAATTTCTTTAAGAAGCTCCAAGAGCTTATTGTAAAGTCGTTTCATTTTTTAAATGTTTTTTGAAGTTCTATGCGTACGATATTTTTAATTCTTTGTCTAAGCTCTGCCGAGCTTTCCTCGTCGCCTATAAATTGGCGTTTGGGAATGTTTTGGTGAATGGTTCGGGTGTGCCCTTTTACAGCGATAGGTTCACCTTTCTTACCTCGTCTTAGAAAGGGATTAACTTTTTGTTCTACTGCTCCCGAAAATCCCTCATTATGAGCCTTAGCATAAGGAACATCAGCCCCACCTGCGACTACCCTTACTTTATCTTCCCACACTTGTCCAATCCGAATACTCCGCCTTAGTTTTGCAGTTTTGACAAGTAAAGCTCGCCCTTCTTCGTCTCTTTTTCCCCATTTAGTGGGATTTTTTCGTTTTTGCCACGCCTCGCCATTGTAGCTTTGACGGTCGAAATTATCCTGTGCAAAATGCACCACTTCCTCGCCGATAATCGGTGGAAGTTCTCGCAAGGTTTGAGCTACTCGCCTCTGTAATTGCTCAAAGTATTCTTCAGCGGTCATCTTTTAAAATGGTTTTAAAGTTGTTTTAATTTTTTTTGTATATTTGCATTGTCGGGGCGTAAAACCTCTGACACGCCTTTTATAAGGTCACCGACCATAGTTCTGATTTTAGAATTATGGTCGGTCTTTTTTATATCTATAAATAACTCTGCCCTCTTTTGAAACAATTACAATTTGTTCAGCTAAAAACTTAAAATCTTCTTTGTGTTCTAATTCTTTAAGTTGTTTTATTACTCTTTCTAAATGGACTTTATGATTTAATTTGATAGCAACATTCTTGGCTTGCTCTTGTCCGTGTTTAATCATTGCTCCAATTTTCCCAATTTTCCCAATTTTAAATTTACCCTCGTAACTTTCCATTTCCCAGAAATCATTATTTACATTAAAATCGGGTACTTTTCCGTAGTAAGGGACATCTTCAAAATGAAAATCATAAGCCCAATGCTCAGCTTTTATTTCGGGCAAAACTTTTACTCTTACACCAAAATATTCTTTTAGAGCCTTGGAGGTTATAATTCTATTCTCATACTCACGCTCCACCCTTGGGCGTTCTGTTTCGGAGGTTGTATGTTTTTTTGCCAAAGTAGAAACTTCCACGCCGTCTATTTCTATGTATCTCAAAGCATCAGTTGTCAATTTGGGTGTATTCGCAATATATCTATTTTGTTCTGTGAAAATTTCGCCCGTAGCACCCACATTATTCAAAAAGGCTTTTGGAATATCAATGTAAGGCAATAAACGCTGTGGCGTTGGCTCAGCATTTCTTAGCTTAATCACATCGGTTCGGCAGTTGAAATGATTAGGAGGAAAATATTGCTGTAAAAAAGGGTCGTCCACAGAAACCACAATGCCATGTAACGGGGAGCATATTTCGGAAGTGTGGTCGTCCATAGTTACCATAAATTTCACAAACGGAAAAATGTGTTTATTCCGTTGTATTTCCTGCCATTTACGGCTCATCATTGCTCCTGCTACTATCGTATCGTACTCTGTTTTTAGATAGCGATTAGACATTCCGACTATCATCATCGCCTCTCGCTTAAATTCGTGCCATGGGCGTATGCTTCCGTCGGGACGAAGCAATAAATTATTAAGACGAATGCAGTCGTTGTAATTTTTTGCGACCGAGAATTTCCAAACATTTCGTTTCAGCACCTCTCGAGCGATAAAATCGGGCGTGCCATAGTCTATGCCGTCCAAGATGTAGCCTTTATCTACTGCTGTGGATAGTTCTTTTCCGGTCTTCTTCACTATCGCCGTAGAAAAGCCGTCTTTTGGAGGTGTTTTTTCTTTGTAAATACCTCTAATGGTGTCCAGCCAATCCTTAGCCAACAAATCCGCCCAGTCGGGCTGGTCGTTGTTATGCGACAAATGCACGCAGCAGTTTTGATACTCCAGTTCTAATGCTTCCCAATCCAGCTCCTCGTATAGATAGAAATCTACCGAGGAGCGTGGGCGAAAAAATCTTTCAGCTTTTCAAAAAGGCTTAATTCTTTGGCTTGTACTTTTTTCTTTTTAGGCGTTTTTTCTTTCGGATTTTGGACTTTGTTTTCCTCTTTGGTTTCTTCTGTTTCCTCGCTTTCTTCCACCTCTTCGGTGTTGGGTTCTTGGGCTTCAGCTTGTATCTTCTTACCTCTCGGTAAACCAAATTCTTCATAGAAATAATCATCGTCCACGCCGTCGGTTGTAAGATTGTGTACTTTCTCGGCAAGTTCCATTTTTTCCTTTGCCGTCATTTCCCTTTTTTCCTCTATGAAATTGAAGAAACCGCCCGCCACGGGATAACCTCGTTTTTCAAGTCTTGGTTTTAACTCTTGATTGAGAAATCGCCGAACAAAGATTTTATCGGCTTTTTGTAAATCGTTTTCTGTTTCGCCGTGTACTTTGGCTTGTGCTAACGAAGTACCGTCGGTTGTGGTCATTGTTTGCCCTTGGGTACTGATTAGAATTTGTTTATCCCAATGGTCTAAAAATTCTTTGTGGACGGCTCCGTTGGATTGGCTGGTGTTTATTGTATCAACTTCGGAATTTTTGGACATGGTCATACTTCCTGCGGAGCCTCTTTTTTGGAAGGCTTCTTCCATCTCTCGCTGCCCATTCTCATCATCGGGGTCATACTTCCCGATGAGTTGAGGAATGCCAAACAGCTCGCAAAATTGGGCGTAATCTGCCCCACCGTTTCTCTTAAAAATAGCGTAAGGAGCGGTGCGAGCGAAAATCCCTAAATCTCTATCGTTTCCGACATTCAAGATAAAATCGTCGTTTTCGTATGGAAAGCCCTCATCGCTGGAGGTGTCTTTTAGTATTTTACGATTGAGCGTGTCTAAATGCCTTCGGTCTATGCTTTCAATTTTGAAGCCGTTGGAAAAATCCAACTCAATTACAGACTTTCCGTAAAACTTAGACAATAGTATCTCACGCAGTAAATTTTCAAATTCGGGCGTGTCCATAAAGTCCCACATTTCCTCTACTTCCTTTCCGTCCTTTTGGAAAGTGAGGTTGGCATTGGTAATGGCTCGTAATCGTTTGTCCATCGCCTCATAAAGCACGCCGTCCAGCAATAAGTTATTGTATAATTCAACGAGGCGTTGTCGTTTTCCTCTATACGCTTGCGATATTGCGGAAATCCAGTTTTGTATATCCAGTGGGCTGTGTCGTTCGGGTTTTACAACTAAGACTTGACTAATTTTTAGCCCTTGATTTTGGTTATTCGTTTTTTCATTTTTCATTAGTAGTGGTTTTGTCTTGGTTGGTTTGAGTGATAGCTGAATGCTTTTACTTTGTCTTCGGTTTCTTCCAGTTTTGGGAGGTTGGCGGGCATACCTTTATAGACGGCATTCAGCCAATTAACCGCTTGTTCGTAGCGGAATTTTTTGTCCTGATAATCAACGCTTGGATTTTCAAGACCGATGATTTCCCAGACGGCAATATCCTTAATGATTTTCACTAATAAAGGACTGCGTTCATTGCCCGTTTTAGCGAAAATCTCGTTTACATCATAATCTTTCATTAGTTTAGTAGAGGCAAACTCAATTGCCATATCTATACACGCAAGTGCGATGGTTTCATCGCCTTGGATTATTGCTTTGAGTTCTTCCTCGTGGCAATGCGTCTTTAACTCTTCTATTTCTATGTACATAATGGTAATTTTTGATGTAAATTCTCTATTCTCATTTTACCCGCTTCAAAATATTCCTTGTCAATTTCACAAGCAATCCCCCGCATACCCATATTATGGACTGCTTCCATAGTGGACATTGAACCTGCAAAGAAATCAGCTACCACAATATCCTTTGATTCTTTATCTCTTGGGATAACTAATGCTAATAATCTTTCTAATAATCGCACAGGCTTTTGTGTGGGGTGGATGCTAGTATAGTGGTCTCTACCTTGTTTGATGATGCTTTTTTCGTTCAAACCAAAGTGAATGGATTGAACTGCATTAACCGCTCTATCTCCTGTTTTATTTTTGTTAGCATTGACCCCCCATTTTGTGAAAGTATCACAAACTATCCTATCATTTCTGATAATACTTTTTTCATTTAAGCCTTTGGATATAGATTGTATAACAGTTACGCATCTATTGTGATTTATTGATGAACTGCCAGTAATTCCGTCTCCTGCATTTTTGTTAAAATCATTTCTAACTATATTATCTTCTGTTTGTTCATTATTTTTAAGAAATTCCAGCACGGCATTTAGAGATTTAGTATTTTTAAAAGTATTTTTAAGACGCTTTATATCCGTAATGATGCTATCTATATCATGACCTTTCATTTCTAGGTAAGGCACTTTCACTTTGTTGATACTTCCTTTTCCTTTCGTAAAAATGGAAATGGTTTCGTGGACGCGGCTTAGTCGCATAAGAGGACTCGTAACATACCTTTTATCCCAAATAATTTCTTCTTTGAAATTAAATCCTAAATTTGCTAAAATGGTATTTCAGCGGTAAAAGCTCACGCCACGCCCAAACATCACTATAAACCCATTTTTTGTTAAAAGTCTTTTGCATTCAGAAAAGAATTTTTGCTCATCAAAGGGTCTTTCTAATTTTTGGTTTTTTAAATAGAGATAAGGTGGGTCTATGCAAATAACATCAATGCTTTCATCAGGCATCGTTGCCATTACTTTCAAATTGTCTTCGTTGTGTAATTCAATGTTTTTCATAGTTTTGCGTTTAGGGGTTAGTATCGTTTTTTATTGTTCGGCTTCTCGTACACTTTCGGGCGGTGGTCGCCGTCTATGTTTTTATGGTTAATTATCCAAATCGCACCCTCGCAGGCATCGGGAGCGTCGTCGTGAGCTCTACTCTTTGGCGATAGTGCCAAAAATTGAAAATC
This Riemerella anatipestifer DNA region includes the following protein-coding sequences:
- a CDS encoding DNA methyltransferase, translating into MLANLGFNFKEEIIWDKRYVTSPLMRLSRVHETISIFTKGKGSINKVKVPYLEMKGHDIDSIITDIKRLKNTFKNTKSLNAVLEFLKNNEQTEDNIVRNDFNKNAGDGITGSSSINHNRCVTVIQSISKGLNEKSIIRNDRIVCDTFTKWGVNANKNKTGDRAVNAVQSIHFGLNEKSIIKQGRDHYTSIHPTQKPVRLLERLLALVIPRDKESKDIVVADFFAGSMSTMEAVHNMGMRGIACEIDKEYFEAGKMRIENLHQKLPLCT
- a CDS encoding phage protein Gp36 family protein, translating into MYIEIEELKTHCHEEELKAIIQGDETIALACIDMAIEFASTKLMKDYDVNEIFAKTGNERSPLLVKIIKDIAVWEIIGLENPSVDYQDKKFRYEQAVNWLNAVYKGMPANLPKLEETEDKVKAFSYHSNQPRQNHY
- a CDS encoding minor capsid protein, which gives rise to MSHNNDQPDWADLLAKDWLDTIRGIYKEKTPPKDGFSTAIVKKTGKELSTAVDKGYILDGIDYGTPDFIAREVLKRNVWKFSVAKNYNDCIRLNNLLLRPDGSIRPWHEFKREAMMIVGMSNRYLKTEYDTIVAGAMMSRKWQEIQRNKHIFPFVKFMVTMDDHTSEICSPLHGIVVSVDDPFLQQYFPPNHFNCRTDVIKLRNAEPTPQRLLPYIDIPKAFLNNVGATGEIFTEQNRYIANTPKLTTDALRYIEIDGVEVSTLAKKHTTSETERPRVEREYENRIITSKALKEYFGVRVKVLPEIKAEHWAYDFHFEDVPYYGKVPDFNVNNDFWEMESYEGKFKIGKIGKIGAMIKHGQEQAKNVAIKLNHKVHLERVIKQLKELEHKEDFKFLAEQIVIVSKEGRVIYRYKKDRP
- a CDS encoding putative dsRNA-binding protein produces the protein MTNPIVKLAETCQKIYRENIITRVVKKEGLDHCPTITVEIELPDGRVFKASAENQKAAKQKAAKKALEKLR
- a CDS encoding ATP-binding protein; the encoded protein is MEISKELKEAIVETMLKDRERYGGSDTAYAKTLNIHGTVFNRLKKGEREHLLSPSQWLNIGRKLQVKLGKNTWKAVETDVYLELQDDFRFCQENAKSLILVDDCGIGKTYCAKILISKMKNAFYVDASQYKSKRLFIKALARELGSGTTGTYSEILENLKYYINALGKVFICIDEAGDLDYAAFLELKGLVNGTTSRCGWYMIGADGLRAKIKRGINNEKVGYREIFDRFSAEFRGITPDDKVQKMDFYDKLLRDVAVANLQDKSNVNAIVRQCFTKKDDKVKSLRYLETLIRTKQVA
- a CDS encoding DUF7681 family protein, with product MNTKGNKMTSYDANEQNPFAKQVRRQVSDLIDDLEILRGAGKNKNIAPASSEKQRLISIAQTKLEEACMFAVKAIYAE
- a CDS encoding phage portal protein family protein, translating into MKNEKTNNQNQGLKISQVLVVKPERHSPLDIQNWISAISQAYRGKRQRLVELYNNLLLDGVLYEAMDKRLRAITNANLTFQKDGKEVEEMWDFMDTPEFENLLREILLSKFYGKSVIELDFSNGFKIESIDRRHLDTLNRKILKDTSSDEGFPYENDDFILNVGNDRDLGIFARTAPYAIFKRNGGADYAQFCELFGIPQLIGKYDPDDENGQREMEEAFQKRGSAGSMTMSKNSEVDTINTSQSNGAVHKEFLDHWDKQILISTQGQTMTTTDGTSLAQAKVHGETENDLQKADKIFVRRFLNQELKPRLEKRGYPVAGGFFNFIEEKREMTAKEKMELAEKVHNLTTDGVDDDYFYEEFGLPRGKKIQAEAQEPNTEEVEESEETEETKEENKVQNPKEKTPKKKKVQAKELSLFEKLKDFFAHAPR
- a CDS encoding phage virion morphogenesis protein; translated protein: MTAEEYFEQLQRRVAQTLRELPPIIGEEVVHFAQDNFDRQSYNGEAWQKRKNPTKWGKRDEEGRALLVKTAKLRRSIRIGQVWEDKVRVVAGGADVPYAKAHNEGFSGAVEQKVNPFLRRGKKGEPIAVKGHTRTIHQNIPKRQFIGDEESSAELRQRIKNIVRIELQKTFKK
- a CDS encoding host-nuclease inhibitor Gam family protein; this encodes MNKEIVEVAETYQKIDRQIEDLQSKQKPLKKQLIDYAEEHKSDFDEAFQLKFPNGTYISQRVSDVIEGTKESKQQLLEETAGLYAEIKLNEKEVLEEAPHNSRLRKLLTKLGLKVAQKETFAVYAG